The segment TTTATTATCTCCCGCCAAATCCCTGGACTACGACACCCCCGCCGGCGACGTGCCGCATACGCAGCCCTTGTTCGTCAAGCAATCGACCGAACTCATCAAGCTCCTGCGCGAGCACTCGCCGCAGCAGATTTCCGAACTGATGGACCTGAGCGACACGCTCGCCGGCCTGAACGTGGCGCGTTACCAGGCCTGGAGCCCGAAGTTCACGGCGAAAAACGCCAAGCAGGCCGTGCTGGCCTTCAACGGCGACGTCTACGAAGGGCTGGACGCCAAGACACTCAAGGCTGAGGACCTGGCCTGGGCCCAGGAGCACGTGTGCATCCTCAGCGGCCTCTACGGCGTGCTGCGTCCGCTGGACTGGATGCAGCCCTACCGGCTGGAGATGGGCACGGCGCTGGAGAACCCGCGGGGCAAGAACCTCTACAGGTTCTGGGGCACGCAGATCGCTGACTATCTCAACGAACGCCTGCAGGCCGACAAGACGCCCGTCGTCGTGAACCTGGCCTCGCAGGAATACTTCAAGGCCGTGGACACCAAGACCTTGAAAGCCCGCGTGATCGAATGCGTGTTCGAGGACTGGAAGGGCGGCAAGTACAAGGTCATCAGCTTCCTGGCCAAACGCGCGCGCGGCCTGATGGCGCGCTACGCGGCCACCCAGCACCTGAGCACACCCAAGCAGCTGGAGAAGTTCAAGCTCGAAGGCTATGCCTTCGACGCCAAGGCCTCCGAACCGGACCGCCTGGTCTTCCGCCGGAAAGTGCAGGACTGAGATGAGCCAAGCCGAAGACTCCCTGCTGGGCAAGGCCACGCCGTACAAGGACCAGTACGACGCCAGCCTGCTGTTCCCCATCCCGCGCATCGCCAAACGCGATGAAATCGGCGTGCCCGCCACCCTGCCCTTCCTGGGCGCCGACCTGTGGACGGCTTACGAGCTGAGCTGGCTCAACCTGCGCGGCAAGCCGCAAGTGGCGATTGCCCACGTCACCGTGCCCTGCGAAACCCCCAACATCATCGAGAGCAAGTCCTTCAAGCTCTACCTCAACAGCTACAACAACACCAAGTTCGCCGATGCGGCCGAGGTCCTGGCGCGGCTGCGCGCCGACCTGAGTGCCGCCGTGTGGCGCGACTCGGACAAGACGGGTACGGTGGGCGTGAAGATCATCGCGCCCGAGCTGTTCGACCAGGAACCCATCCATGAACTCGACGGCCTGAGCCTGGACCGGCTGGAGGTGGAGTGCACGCACTACACGCCGGCGCCCGAACTGCTGACAGCCGCCTTCGACGAACAGCCCGTAAACGAGGTGCTGACCAGCAACCTGCTCAAGAGCAACTGCCTGGTGACCGGCCAGCCCGACTGGGGCAGCGTGCAGATCGCCTACAGCGGCCCGCAGATCGAACAGGCCGGCCTGCTGCAGTACCTGGTGAGCTTCCGCAACCACAACGAGTTCCACGAGCAGTGCGTGGAGCGCATCTACATGGACATCTGGACGCGCTGCAAGCCCACCAAGCTGACGGTCTATGCGCGCTACACACGCCGCGGCGGCCTGGACATCAACCCCTGGCGCACCAGCCACCCGCAGGCCCTGCCGGCCAACGTGCGCACGGCACGGCAGTAAACACTGCGCTTGCGGGTCAGTGCAGGCGGAACACCTGCATGGACTGGGTCAGGGACGCGGCGCTGACCTTGAGCCCGTCGGAAGCCGCGGCCGATTCCTCGGCCAGGGCGGCGTTCTGCTGCGTCAGCTCGTCCAGGTGGTTGATGGCCTCGTTGACCTGGGCCACCCCGGTGGTCTGCTCGCGCGTGGCCGTGCTGATCTGGTTGATCAGCACCCCCACCTCGCGCACCGCTTCCACCACTTCCTCGATGGTCTTGTTGGCGTGCTGCATGCGCTCGGCGCCGTTGGAGATCTGGTCGGCCGAGTGCGCGATCAGTTCGCGGATCTCCTTGGCCGCCGTGCCGCTGCGCTGGGCCAGCGCGCGCACCTCGGTCGCCACCACGGCAAAACCGCGCCCCTGTTCACCGGCGCGTGCGGCTTCCACCGCGGCGTTGAGCGCCAGGATGTTGGTCTGGAAGGCGATGCCCTCGATGACCGAGATGATCTCGCGCATCTTGCCGGACGACTGGTCGATGCGTGTCATCAGTTCGCTGAGTTCATGCACCGACTCGCCGCCCTGCGTGGCCACCGTGGTGCTCTGCTCGCTGTGGCGCAGCACCTCGTCGGCAATCTGCGAGGTGTGCTTGACGGTGCTGGAGATTTCCTCCATCGAGGCCGCCGTCTGTTCCAGGCTGCTGGCCTGTGACTCGGCGCGGGCCGACAGGTCCAGGCTGCCTTCGGAGATCTCCAGGGCGGTACGGTTGAAGTTGCTGATCTCGCTGTTGACATCGCCGATGACGGCCCGCAGGTTGATCTGCACCTGGCGCAGGTTGTTCAGCGTGGCCGCCATGGGATGGTTGGGCGAGAAATCCAGCGCGGTCTTGAGGTTGCAGGCGGCCAGGTCGCGCGCAAACAGCTCGACCTGCTCGATGGCCTGCACATAACGCCGCTGGAACACCGCCAGGGCCATGCCCGCGCCGGCCAGCAGGCCGCCGAACTGCAACCAGCTGGCCAGCGCGCCCTGGAACCCCAGCCAGACGGGCGCAAGACCCAGCACGAGCATGAGGCCCAGCAGCAGGCCCATGCGCGTTGTCGGGCCCAGGTCATGCCAGCGCTGCAGCTGCCCCTTGAGGCCATGGAAACGCAGTTGCCCGCCCTGCAGATGGAAGCTGGGCTGCCCGGCCCGGGTTTCCTCGTTCAGCTGCGCGTACAGGCCAGCCACGGCCTGCACCTCTTCACGGCCGGGTTTGGTGCGCACCGAGAGGTAGGCCACGGGTTTGCCGTTTTCCATGATGGGCGTGACATTGGCGCGCACCCAGTAGTAGCTGCCGTCCTTGCGCCGGTTCTTGACCAGGCCGGTCCAGGGCTTGCCGTGGCCGATGGTGCGCCAGAGGTCGCGAAAGCCCTCGGGCGGCATGTCGGGATGCCGGATGATGTTGTGGTTCTCGCCGATCAGTTCCTCGGCGCTGTAGCCGCTGGTGGCGAAAAAGGCCGCGTTGCCGTGGGTGATGTAGCCCCGGGTGTCGGTCATGGACACCAGCATGGCGCTGGCCGGGTAATCGTATTCCTGGTCGATGACGGGCAGATTGGTCCGCACGCTGCTCTCCTGATGATGCAGCCCCGATTCAATCACGAAAGCCGACCGGCGGCACGCTGGAAGTGGCTGTCAAAAGAGGCGTAATTCGGGCTCAGGGATGGCCCTGGGGCCAGTGCAGATCGAGCAGTTTCCAGCCGCCCACGGCCATCTTCTGCACCGTACACCGGTAGTCCGAACGGACCGTAGGCGCACCAAAACGCGCCTGTGCATGGAGCGCGCCCAGGGCCAGCCAGACATCAGGCAAACCGGCCCAGCGCGCGTCGTTGACCGGCACCGGTGTCGCGGGGCGTGAGGGGTCGGCTTTGGGCTTGCCCAGGGTCTTGAGTGCCGCCATCGCGTATTGCTGGCACGCGTAAGCGGCATACATCGCATCGTCCCGGTCGGCCGCATGCGCGTGGCCGCCTCCCAGGAAAACGAACAGGGCCAGGGCGAAGGCAGGTTTGGCGATCATTCGCTCAGGCCGATGTCGCGGAAGGACTGCAGCGGCGACAGCGCCGGAAACTGGCCCGCCCGCTTCTCCTTCATGGCCGTGACGGCCTCCAGCACGTGCTTGTTGCTCCAGATCGCGCCCTGCAGCCAGCCCATCTGTCTGAGCGCATCGTCCACGCCATGGTCGCGCGCATAGTGCAGGGCCTGCTTGGTGCCCCAGAGGGCCACGGGCGGCTTGCCGGCAATCTCCCTGGCCGTCTGCAGGGCGCCGGCCAGCAGGGCCTCGGGCGTGTCGTAGACCTGGTTCACCAGGCCGTAGCCCAGCGCCTGCGCCGCCGGCAAACGACGCCCGGTGTAGGCCAGTTCCTTGACCACGCCCAGGGGCATGAGCTTGGGCAGACGCTGCAGCGTGCCCACGTCGGCCACCATACCGATATTGATTTCCTGGATGCAGAAGAAGGCATCGGCCGTGGCGTAACGCAGGCAGCAGGCGCTGACCATGTCGACCGCGCCGCCGATGCAGCCGCCCTGGATAGCCGCAATGACAGGGATGCGCAGCGTCTCCAGTTTCGTGAAGGTGGCCTGCATGTCGGTGAGCAGGTCGAAGATGGCGGCACGCCCTTCGGCGCTGCGGTCGTCCAGGGTGATGGCGCCGCCGAAGGTCTCCAGCGCCATGCCGGCGCTGAAGTGCCTGCCGGTGCTGCTGATGAGCAGCACACGCGCTTCGCTGCCGGCATGCAGCTGCGTGAGCACCGCGTCCAGCTCGCGCCAGAACTGCGGGTGCATGGTGTTCATGGCCTCGGGGCGATTGAGCACCAGGTGGGCAATGTGCTGCTCAATCGTCAGGGAAAAGCAGGGCGGTGTGTTCATGGTGATCGGTCTCCTGGGTCGATGGGATGGACGCTTCCTCACCCGCCTTCACGAGCGAGCCCACACGCACGCCCAGCAGGCGCAGCCGGCGCTGCAGGTCCACGCGCTTGAGGCACTGGCCCGCCGCCTGGCGTATGGTCGCGGCGTCGGCCGTGGGGTGGCTGAGGGTCTGGTCGCGGGTGACGCTTTTGAAGTCATCGTAGCGCAGCTTGATGCCGATGGTCCGGCCCGCATACCCCTTGCGCTGCAGGTCGGCCGCCACGCGTTCGCACAGAGCGGTGAAGATGGCGCCCAGTTCGGCCTTGTCGCGCACGGCGTGCAGGTCGCGCTCGAAGGTGGTTTCGCGGCTGATCGACACCGGTTCGCTTTCGGTCACCACCGGGCGCTCGTCGCGCCCCCAGGCCGCCTCAAACAGCCAGGCGCCATAACTCTTGCCGAAGTGCTCGACCAGCCAATCGCGCTCGCGCGCGGCGAGTTCACCGATGGTGTGGATGCCCTGCGCCTGGAGTTTCTCGTCGGTCTTGGGGCCCACGCCGTTGATCTTGCGGCAGGGCAGCGGCCAGATCAGCGCCTGCAGGTCCCCCGGCATCACGATGGAGATACCCCTGGGTTTCTTGAACTCGCTGGCCATCTTGGCGATGAGCTTGTTGGGCGCCACCCCGATGGAGCAGCTCAGGCCGGTGGCGTCCAGGATGCTTTTCTGGATCAGGCGCGCCAGGCTGCGGCCGCCGTCACGCTGGCCGCCCGGCACCTCGGTGAAGTCGATGTACTGGCCGTATGCGAAAGCTCTAGTTCGTATCCATTGAATTTTTTCTGTTTCCAGAGTCGAATTTGGACCAAATCCTCACCAATGGTACTCATTACCTTGTTTTTTTGTATTGCAATAGACGTTTTTCAGTGATTTTTGCCAGTTGGAATACATCGCTATATCTCGCCTAGTCCCCTTCAACGGAGGCTCCAATAGGCGACAGCAATTGAACGACGTCGACTCCCAGGGCAACCGCGATTTTTTCAATGTTGTCGATAGACACATTCCGCTCGGCTCTTTCAATGCCCCCAATATAAGTGCGGTGAAGGCCTGCAGCCTCGGCCAATTTCTCTTGGGAAATTCCGATCTTTAGTCGAAGCTCACGCATCTGTCCAGCAAGACACTCGCGAGCAGACATTCGGGATGTTTTTCTACGGGGCATGTGCCCGATAGCTTCCCTGCATTGACGACTATAAGTCTACAGACTATAAGTATCCTTTTCAGATTCTGGAGTTCCGATGCTGCAGACATTGAGACCAATATCCACAACCGATCTCTCTTTGCTTAGTAGGTTTGCTGAGAGCAGGCCCGTGGAGGAGCTCCTTCCTTCAAAGTTAAGTGAGCCGATCCTGTTGTCCCTCGCGTTGGATCTTCGCCGTGTCGAATTGATGGTGAAACAGGACGCCGAGGCTTCGAGCAGCCTGAGCGTAGCGGTGTATCTCGTTGTGAAGTACCTCATGCTTCTGGCATCTCCAAAAGGAGATCGCAAGATATCGATTCCAGAGGAGTCACTCATTCAGGCCGTACAGATCCTCTCTATTACCGTAGAACGCGAGATCGTGACGCGAATCATCGGGGTGAGTGACCAGAATGGAGACGAATACCTTTTAAGCGCGTTGAGAACGATAAAGGTCTAGTCTGTCTGCGGCTGAAGATTCGCTCAAGAAAAGCCATGGGAGACGTTCCAGTCGATTTTCCTCGTGGGTTTACCGCGCCAACGGTTCCTGGAGCTCAAGCCAAATTCATGGCTCGAAAGATTGATGGTCGATATGTGGTGGGACCGACCGCATCTGAATTGCACGAACGATGGGTCTATTGCGAAGATCTGGCTCAGCAACTGGCGGAGCGAACGCGTCGCAAGCGGGCGGCTGGCCTCGTTTCTAACCTGGACGTCTTCCACCGAGAAACCGAGCATCGTGTTCGCGGTCAAGGTTGGGGCCTCAGCAACGACGAGGTAATCTGGCTGATGAAACGCACGCGCGAACTCGCGGGGCACTCCACCCCATCGTCTCCAGAAGGCTAGTCTCGGACTAACCACCAAGCATCCCGGATACCACCATGCTTGACCGAAAAGTCAAAGGACTGGGCCTGCCGATCCTGTACCTGGACTTCGACGGTGTCCTTCATCCCGAGTATTGCTACTGGCATCCTCGCAAGGGCCCCTACCTCAAAGCTCCTGGCCACAGCCTGTTCGAACATCTCGCTTTACTGGAACGACTGCTCGAACCCCATCCTGAGGTCAGGATTGTGCTCTCCACCACCTGGGTGCAGACCTACCAGTTTTCTGAAACTGCCCGCAAGCTTGGCCCGTCTCTTCGACCACGGGTGATCGGCGCGACGTATCACACCGGCAAGAATGCCGAGTGAGTCGTGCGTGATCATTTGTCCACGATACTAGACAAGTAAACATGGCCTATCGACTTGGCAAGGCTTGCTTTTATTGTTCTGGGATTTTGGTTCTAATAAAAACCAATAAGCCTAAAATTTCATTTATTGGTCTTAAAGAAATCCAATAGCATCAAGTCCTAAATCGATCTATTGATCAACCCATGGCAAAAGATCTCTCTACGCCGGCCGAGCTCGAAGTAACGTTGGGTGAGCAAATCCGTGCTGCTCGATTGCTACGGAACTTATCCCAGGAAGCGCTGGCCCGGGATGCTGGTGTCTCCCGTACAGCGGTGCGCAATCTTGAGGGCGGGAAAGGAGCCACGGTCGAGACTCTGGTGCGGGTCCTAAAGGCCATGGAAAGGACGGATTGGATCTCAATGCTGCAGCCGACGGTCACCATCAGTCCGCTGCAGATGCTGAAATCTATATCGCCCCGCCAGCGGGCTCGTGCATCAAAAGAGCAAGATTGACTGAAGCTCCCCCGGAGAATTCACGGCACGCCCGGTGCCGCAAGTAATGTCAAAGCGGCAATACCATGACCATGTGGTGTCATCTAGTATCTGCATTGAACTTTTCGGCAAGCCACCCAATCTCAGTTCAAGAAATACTTGTGTAATTCATTAAATTAGTGTGGTTCACAGTCGTGGCGGGAATGTCAGTTCAAGGCTGATTGCTGCCACTTAGGTTCGACGGCAGAGTCCATGGGCGCCAACGCAAGCGGTCGCTTACCGGTCAGGATCTCAAGCGACCGATCGATTACCTGTACCGGTCGTTCGGCACTGTAGCGAAGTGCAAAGTTCTGGAATGGCCCTTTGCGTCACGGACGAAACGGTGTTCTGGACCATGGGCAGGCCTTCTTCAAGCGCCAGCAGGGAGGGCGAATCACTTCTTTTGGTCCTTCAGTGTCCGTAGCGCAATACCCGCCACCCGGGTTCCCTGTGCTCCTCAAAGTGCGTGATAGACGGGCAATAGTTCACTTTGACCTGATGCTGTTGCAACATTCTGATCATTGCTCTCGCCGCAAATAAAGAAGGAAACAAGGGGTGGCCGTTGGATCGCAATGCCCAAGACATCGCGCGCGGTATGTGGATATGCGGCAGTCTTGACGTCGCCATCCGCATCCGGCATTTGTGCAGGTGAGCCTGCCGTGAATCTCGTTGAAGGTGCGTGGATAAACTTTGAGCGCCGACTGGCGAGCTGCTCAGGCCTGACCTCGATGGAGTCACATTTCATGGCGCCGTGTTCTCGGCGCCAAATACCTGGTCGACAAATGCCAGCAGCGAAGCGGTGGGCTGTTTGTCGCGATGCACGACCAGGTGAGATTGTCGGAGCTGCCGCGGCAAGGTCGTGGAGATGCGGCACAGGCGGCCGGCCTCCAAAGCGTCGCTCACGACCCACGACGAAAGGCAGGCCACCCCCATACCCGCCTCGGCCGCATGTTTGATCGCCTCCGAACTTCCCAGCTCGATGCTTCGACGGTAGGAGCGCAAGTGGGGCAGCAGACTTTGGTCGGTGGCCTCGCGCGTTCCCGAGCCCGACTCACGCAACAGCCAGACCCCTTCACGCAGTGTCCGCATTGGCACCCGCTCGCCGGCCAGGCTCATTCGTGCCCACGCGCTGTCAGGCGATGTAACGACCACCATCTCGTCCTGGTGCCATGGCGTGACGGCCAGCGCCGCTTGGTGGCAAGGCCCTTCGATCAGGCCCACGTCCAGTTCAAACGCAGCGACCGCGTCACAGATGGCCGCCGTGTTTCCGATCACGACCTTTGAGCGCCAGGCACTGGCATGGCCCGGTTGCGCTGCGACAAAACGGGCCAGCAGCCTGGGCAGCACATAGTTGCCGATGGTGGTGCTGGCGCCGATGCGCAGCGACTGCGCCTGGGCGCTGCCATCGCGGGACATCAGCTCGATGCCGGCGGCACCGTCCAGCAGCGCCAGGGCCCGCGGCAGTAACGCACGGCCGTTGTCGTTGAGCAGCAGGCGCTTGCCCGCGCGGTCGAACAGGCGCAGCGACAGCAGCCGCTCAAGTTCATTCACGGCCGAGCTGGTGGCCGACTGCGACAGCGCAATCTCGGCGCTGGCTGCCGTGGTAGTGCCGCTGCGCGCAACCGCCACGAAGATCTGCAGCTGTCGCAGCGTGAGGCGAAGGGTATTCATGGCGGATTCGTTTGCAAAGCGATTAGATGGGTACATCTTAGCGATACAACCCGTTTGACGGGTCATCCATGAAGCCGGAAGCTTTGTCCTCACGAACTTCAACCGGAGGCAAGCAGCATGACCATCAACGTACTTCCTGAGCCACGCACATTGGCCTCTGCATCGGCTTTCGCACGCATGCTCCCCGGCCTGGCCCTGAGCGGCGCCTTGGCTGCCACCGGTATCGCGCTGGGCCGCATCGCCTGGCTGCAGGACCATGGCTTCAGTGCGCTGACGCTGGCCATCGTGCTGGGCATGATCGTGGGCAACACGGTTTACCCGTGGGCCCCGCGCTTGGCGGTAGCCAGCGGCGCCGGCGTCAACTTCTCCAAGCAGAACCTGCTTCGCCTGGGCGTGGTGCTGTACGGCCTGCGGCTCACCGTGCAGGACATTGACCATGTCGGCATCGCTGGTGTCGCCATCGACGCGATGATATTGGGTTCGACCTTCGCACTGGCCTGCCTCATCGGCACGCGCTGGCTGGGCCTGGAGCGCAAGACGGCGATGCTGATCGGCGCTGGCAGTGCCATCTGCGGCGCTGCTGCGGTGATGGCCGCCGAGCCGGTGGTCAAGGCGCGCGCCGAGCAGGTCACGGTGGCGGTGGCCACGGTGGTGGTGTTCGGCACGCTGGCGATCTTCCTGTACCCGGCGCTGTTCGAGCTGAACCGGCACTGGGCGCTGATCCCCGGCGGCGCCAACGGGTTCGGCATCTACGTCGGATCGACCATCCACGAGGTGGCCCAGGTGGTGGCCGCAGCACGTTCGGTGGGCCCGGACGCAGCCAACTCGGCCGTCATCGCGAAGATGGTTCGAGTAATGATGCTGGCGCCGTTCCTGGTGATGCTGTCGGCTTGGCTGGCGCGCGACAGCACCCTGCAAGCCCTAGTGGAGGCAGAGCATGCTCACGCCAAGGGTCAACTCGCTGTGCCCTGGTTCGCCTTCGGCTTCGTCGCGGTCGTGTTGCTCAATTCGCTGCAATGGCTGCCGGCGTCGGTGGTGGCAGTGACGACCGAGATTGACACCGCGCTGCTGGCGATGGCGATGGCTGCGCTCGGCCTGGCCACGCACATCGGCGCCATTCGCAAGGCCGGGGCCAAGCCGCTGCTGCTGGCGTTGATCTTGTTCGGCTGGCTCATCGTCGGAGGCGCGCTCATCAACCGCTGGGTGCCGGCCCTGCTGGGCTGAAGCCTCGAATTCACGGCCCAGGGCCCTGACCCTAAATTTCTTTGCACGCTCTGGAATAGACCGCATGCCGACGCCGTCTGCTCTTTTGTCGGGACCTATCTGACCCTTCGTCCCGCACTCACCCCCCTTCACTTCACACCAACCCTTCATCGGAGCCCACAATGTTCAAGACTTTCGCTTTCGCCGCCACCGCCCTGACGCTCGCCTCCGGCAGCGCCTTCGCCGCCCCCAGCGACGACGCCCGCACGCACTTCCAGGCCATCGCCTCGGGCGACACCCAGATCGTCATGCGTGCCTATGCCGACCAGGCCCAGCTGAACTGGGTAGGCGGCCCACTCGACGGCACCTATGCCACCACCGATGCCATTCGCGGCACCTGGGAGAAGTTCGGCAAGGCCGTCGGCCCACTGAAGCTCACAGTCGGCCAGATTGAAGAATCGGCCAACCCCAAGGGCGCCACCGTCTCGGCCAACGTCGTCTTCGAAGGCAAGATGCCCATCAAGGTGCGCTACGTGCTGACGTTCCGTGAAGGCAAGATCGTCAGTGAA is part of the Rhodoferax sp. BAB1 genome and harbors:
- the yaaA gene encoding peroxide stress protein YaaA, which encodes MLFLLSPAKSLDYDTPAGDVPHTQPLFVKQSTELIKLLREHSPQQISELMDLSDTLAGLNVARYQAWSPKFTAKNAKQAVLAFNGDVYEGLDAKTLKAEDLAWAQEHVCILSGLYGVLRPLDWMQPYRLEMGTALENPRGKNLYRFWGTQIADYLNERLQADKTPVVVNLASQEYFKAVDTKTLKARVIECVFEDWKGGKYKVISFLAKRARGLMARYAATQHLSTPKQLEKFKLEGYAFDAKASEPDRLVFRRKVQD
- the queF gene encoding NADPH-dependent 7-cyano-7-deazaguanine reductase QueF (Catalyzes the NADPH-dependent reduction of 7-cyano-7-deazaguanine (preQ0) to 7-aminomethyl-7-deazaguanine (preQ1) in queuosine biosynthesis), which codes for MSQAEDSLLGKATPYKDQYDASLLFPIPRIAKRDEIGVPATLPFLGADLWTAYELSWLNLRGKPQVAIAHVTVPCETPNIIESKSFKLYLNSYNNTKFADAAEVLARLRADLSAAVWRDSDKTGTVGVKIIAPELFDQEPIHELDGLSLDRLEVECTHYTPAPELLTAAFDEQPVNEVLTSNLLKSNCLVTGQPDWGSVQIAYSGPQIEQAGLLQYLVSFRNHNEFHEQCVERIYMDIWTRCKPTKLTVYARYTRRGGLDINPWRTSHPQALPANVRTARQ
- a CDS encoding PAS domain-containing methyl-accepting chemotaxis protein produces the protein MRTNLPVIDQEYDYPASAMLVSMTDTRGYITHGNAAFFATSGYSAEELIGENHNIIRHPDMPPEGFRDLWRTIGHGKPWTGLVKNRRKDGSYYWVRANVTPIMENGKPVAYLSVRTKPGREEVQAVAGLYAQLNEETRAGQPSFHLQGGQLRFHGLKGQLQRWHDLGPTTRMGLLLGLMLVLGLAPVWLGFQGALASWLQFGGLLAGAGMALAVFQRRYVQAIEQVELFARDLAACNLKTALDFSPNHPMAATLNNLRQVQINLRAVIGDVNSEISNFNRTALEISEGSLDLSARAESQASSLEQTAASMEEISSTVKHTSQIADEVLRHSEQSTTVATQGGESVHELSELMTRIDQSSGKMREIISVIEGIAFQTNILALNAAVEAARAGEQGRGFAVVATEVRALAQRSGTAAKEIRELIAHSADQISNGAERMQHANKTIEEVVEAVREVGVLINQISTATREQTTGVAQVNEAINHLDELTQQNAALAEESAAASDGLKVSAASLTQSMQVFRLH
- a CDS encoding enoyl-CoA hydratase-related protein, which codes for MNTPPCFSLTIEQHIAHLVLNRPEAMNTMHPQFWRELDAVLTQLHAGSEARVLLISSTGRHFSAGMALETFGGAITLDDRSAEGRAAIFDLLTDMQATFTKLETLRIPVIAAIQGGCIGGAVDMVSACCLRYATADAFFCIQEINIGMVADVGTLQRLPKLMPLGVVKELAYTGRRLPAAQALGYGLVNQVYDTPEALLAGALQTAREIAGKPPVALWGTKQALHYARDHGVDDALRQMGWLQGAIWSNKHVLEAVTAMKEKRAGQFPALSPLQSFRDIGLSE
- a CDS encoding helix-turn-helix domain-containing protein produces the protein MPRRKTSRMSARECLAGQMRELRLKIGISQEKLAEAAGLHRTYIGGIERAERNVSIDNIEKIAVALGVDVVQLLSPIGASVEGD
- a CDS encoding HAD domain-containing protein, coding for MLDRKVKGLGLPILYLDFDGVLHPEYCYWHPRKGPYLKAPGHSLFEHLALLERLLEPHPEVRIVLSTTWVQTYQFSETARKLGPSLRPRVIGATYHTGKNAE
- a CDS encoding helix-turn-helix transcriptional regulator produces the protein MAKDLSTPAELEVTLGEQIRAARLLRNLSQEALARDAGVSRTAVRNLEGGKGATVETLVRVLKAMERTDWISMLQPTVTISPLQMLKSISPRQRARASKEQD
- a CDS encoding LysR family transcriptional regulator, with translation MNTLRLTLRQLQIFVAVARSGTTTAASAEIALSQSATSSAVNELERLLSLRLFDRAGKRLLLNDNGRALLPRALALLDGAAGIELMSRDGSAQAQSLRIGASTTIGNYVLPRLLARFVAAQPGHASAWRSKVVIGNTAAICDAVAAFELDVGLIEGPCHQAALAVTPWHQDEMVVVTSPDSAWARMSLAGERVPMRTLREGVWLLRESGSGTREATDQSLLPHLRSYRRSIELGSSEAIKHAAEAGMGVACLSSWVVSDALEAGRLCRISTTLPRQLRQSHLVVHRDKQPTASLLAFVDQVFGAENTAP
- a CDS encoding YeiH family protein encodes the protein MTINVLPEPRTLASASAFARMLPGLALSGALAATGIALGRIAWLQDHGFSALTLAIVLGMIVGNTVYPWAPRLAVASGAGVNFSKQNLLRLGVVLYGLRLTVQDIDHVGIAGVAIDAMILGSTFALACLIGTRWLGLERKTAMLIGAGSAICGAAAVMAAEPVVKARAEQVTVAVATVVVFGTLAIFLYPALFELNRHWALIPGGANGFGIYVGSTIHEVAQVVAAARSVGPDAANSAVIAKMVRVMMLAPFLVMLSAWLARDSTLQALVEAEHAHAKGQLAVPWFAFGFVAVVLLNSLQWLPASVVAVTTEIDTALLAMAMAALGLATHIGAIRKAGAKPLLLALILFGWLIVGGALINRWVPALLG
- a CDS encoding nuclear transport factor 2 family protein; translated protein: MFKTFAFAATALTLASGSAFAAPSDDARTHFQAIASGDTQIVMRAYADQAQLNWVGGPLDGTYATTDAIRGTWEKFGKAVGPLKLTVGQIEESANPKGATVSANVVFEGKMPIKVRYVLTFREGKIVSETWQIDPKLAVAAAY